A region of Streptomyces sp. WMMC500 DNA encodes the following proteins:
- a CDS encoding TIGR03084 family metal-binding protein, which produces MAGPEIISLLDDLRDESAALDALVAGLPPERWALDTPAAGWTVAHQIAHLAWTDRAALAAAVDPAEFEGLLARAQEAPYDFVDEGAARGAAQAPEVLLDRWRQGREELRRVLLAQPAGVRMPWFGPAMSVGGVASGRLMETWAHGQDVADALGVRREPTARLRHVARIGVRARDFAYAVNRLAPPAAEFRVELTAPGGGEVWAYGPEDAAERVTGPALDFCLLATQRVHRADTALVAEGAEAERWLGIAQAFAGPPGGGRRPAESGAESGAAARTARTDGTARTDPEARP; this is translated from the coding sequence ATGGCGGGGCCGGAGATCATCTCCCTGCTCGACGACCTCCGCGACGAGAGCGCCGCGCTGGACGCCCTCGTCGCCGGGCTGCCGCCCGAGCGGTGGGCGCTCGACACCCCCGCCGCCGGCTGGACCGTCGCGCATCAGATCGCCCACCTGGCCTGGACCGACCGCGCCGCGCTCGCCGCGGCCGTCGACCCCGCGGAGTTCGAAGGGCTGCTGGCGCGCGCGCAGGAGGCACCGTACGACTTCGTCGACGAGGGCGCCGCGCGGGGTGCCGCGCAGGCGCCCGAGGTGCTGCTCGACCGGTGGCGGCAGGGGCGCGAGGAGTTGCGGCGGGTGCTGCTGGCGCAGCCGGCCGGCGTGCGGATGCCCTGGTTCGGGCCCGCGATGAGCGTGGGGGGCGTCGCCTCCGGGCGGTTGATGGAGACCTGGGCGCACGGGCAGGACGTCGCCGACGCGCTCGGTGTACGGCGCGAGCCCACCGCCCGGCTGCGGCACGTGGCCCGTATCGGCGTACGGGCGCGGGACTTCGCGTACGCGGTCAACCGGCTCGCGCCGCCCGCCGCCGAGTTCCGCGTCGAGCTGACCGCGCCCGGCGGCGGCGAGGTCTGGGCGTACGGGCCCGAGGACGCCGCCGAGCGCGTCACCGGGCCCGCCCTCGACTTCTGCCTCCTCGCCACCCAGCGCGTGCACCGCGCCGACACCGCGCTCGTCGCCGAGGGCGCGGAGGCGGAGCGCTGGCTCGGCATCGCCCAGGCGTTCGCCGGCCCGCCGGGCGGCGGGCGACGGCCGGCGGAGTCCGGCGCGGAGTCCGGCGCTGCCGCCCGTACCGCCCGTACCGACGGCACCGCCCGCACCGACCCGGAGGCCCGCCCGTGA
- a CDS encoding acyclic terpene utilization AtuA family protein produces the protein MTLRVGNASGFYGDRFDALREMLTGGELDVLTGDYLAELTMLILARDRLKDPSAGYARTFLRQLEEGLGLAHDRGVALVVNAGGLNPAGLAEAVRELAGRVGVPARVAHVEGDDLTARGTWPGALAAHAYLGGAGIAACLRAGADVVVTGRVTDAALVTGAAQARYGWATADPGDPTKPDAADLDALAGAVVAGHVLECGPQATGGNYAFFTEHDVRHPGFPLAEIEPDGSAVITKHPGTGGAVTVETVTAQLLYETAGARYAGPDVTARLDSVRLDPDGPDRVRITGVRGEAPPPALKVGLSRLGGHRNEVVFVLTGLDIDAKAALVRAQMAPVLAGVADVRWTLARTDRADADVQEEASALLRLAVRDPDEAAVGRAVSSAAIELALASIPGFHVTAPPGRAQPYGVFEAAYVPAADVPHTAVLPDGTRVPVAPPQRTRALEPVPEPPLPPPPPPGPTRRAPLGAVAGARSGDKGGSANVGVWARNDAAWRWLAHTLTVDRFRALLPETAPFPVVRHVLPNLRALNFTVDGLLGEGVASQARFDPQAKALGEWLRARHADIPEELL, from the coding sequence GTGACCCTGCGAGTCGGCAACGCCTCCGGCTTCTACGGCGACCGCTTCGACGCCCTCCGCGAGATGCTCACCGGCGGCGAGCTCGACGTCCTCACCGGCGACTACCTCGCCGAGCTGACCATGCTCATCCTCGCCCGCGACCGCCTCAAGGACCCCTCCGCCGGCTACGCCAGAACCTTCCTCCGCCAGCTCGAAGAGGGCCTCGGCCTCGCCCACGACCGCGGCGTCGCCCTCGTCGTCAACGCCGGCGGCCTCAACCCCGCCGGCCTGGCCGAAGCCGTCCGCGAGCTGGCCGGGCGCGTCGGCGTGCCCGCCCGCGTCGCGCACGTCGAGGGCGACGACCTCACCGCGCGCGGCACCTGGCCGGGCGCCCTCGCCGCCCACGCCTACCTCGGCGGCGCCGGCATCGCCGCCTGCCTGCGGGCCGGCGCCGACGTCGTCGTCACCGGCCGCGTCACCGACGCCGCACTCGTCACCGGCGCCGCCCAGGCCCGTTACGGCTGGGCAACCGCGGACCCCGGCGACCCCACCAAGCCGGACGCCGCCGACCTCGACGCCCTCGCCGGCGCCGTCGTCGCCGGCCACGTGCTGGAGTGCGGCCCTCAGGCCACCGGCGGCAACTACGCCTTCTTCACCGAGCACGACGTCCGCCACCCCGGCTTCCCGCTCGCCGAGATCGAGCCCGACGGCAGCGCCGTCATCACCAAGCACCCGGGCACCGGCGGCGCCGTCACCGTCGAGACCGTCACCGCGCAGCTCCTCTACGAGACCGCGGGCGCCCGCTACGCCGGGCCCGACGTCACCGCCCGCCTCGACTCCGTACGCCTCGACCCCGACGGGCCCGACCGCGTGCGCATCACCGGTGTACGCGGCGAGGCACCGCCGCCCGCCCTCAAGGTCGGCCTCTCCCGCCTCGGCGGCCACCGCAACGAGGTCGTCTTCGTCCTCACCGGCCTCGACATCGACGCCAAAGCCGCCCTCGTCCGCGCCCAGATGGCCCCCGTGCTCGCCGGTGTCGCCGACGTCCGCTGGACCCTCGCCCGCACCGACCGCGCCGACGCGGACGTGCAGGAGGAGGCGTCCGCCCTGCTCCGCCTCGCCGTCCGGGACCCCGACGAGGCCGCCGTCGGCCGCGCCGTCAGCTCCGCCGCGATCGAACTGGCCCTCGCCAGCATCCCCGGCTTCCACGTCACCGCCCCGCCCGGCAGGGCGCAGCCGTACGGCGTCTTCGAGGCCGCCTACGTCCCCGCCGCCGACGTCCCCCACACCGCCGTGCTGCCCGACGGCACCCGCGTCCCCGTCGCCCCGCCGCAGCGCACCCGCGCGCTGGAGCCCGTACCGGAGCCGCCCCTTCCGCCGCCCCCTCCGCCGGGGCCGACGCGCCGCGCGCCGCTCGGCGCCGTGGCGGGCGCGCGCAGCGGCGACAAGGGCGGCAGCGCCAACGTCGGCGTCTGGGCCCGGAACGACGCCGCATGGCGCTGGCTGGCCCACACCCTCACCGTCGACCGCTTCCGCGCGCTCCTCCCCGAGACCGCCCCCTTCCCCGTCGTACGGCACGTCCTGCCGAACCTCCGCGCGCTCAACTTCACCGTCGACGGCCTCCTCGGCGAAGGCGTCGCCTCCCAGGCCCGCTTCGACCCGCAGGCCAAGGCGCTCGGCGAGTGGCTGCGCGCCCGGCACGCCGACATCCCCGAGGAGCTGCTGTGA
- a CDS encoding carboxyl transferase domain-containing protein: MTVLASSLDTAGPDYAAHRGAMLDKLAALDAEHAKAVAGGGEKYVARHRARGKLLVRERIELLLDPDTPFLELSPLAGWGSDYAVGASLVTGIGVVSGVECLITANDPTVRGGASNPWTLRKAFRAHEISLANRLPSIHLVESGGADLPSQKEIFIPGGALFKHLTRSSAAGIPTVAVVFGNSTAGGAYVPGMSDHVIMVKERAKVFLGGPPLVKMATGEESDDESLGGADMHARTSGLADYFAVDEPDALHTARRVVARLDWRKAHPDPPPAAPPAYPEDELLGIVPGDLKVPFDPREVIARVVDGSDFDEFKPLYGTSLATGWARLHGYPVGILANARGVLFSEESQKAAQFIQLANQRDIPLVFLHNTTGYMVGKDYEQGGIIKHGAQMINAVSNSRVPHLSVLMGASYGAGHYGMCGRAYDPRFLFAWPSAKSAVMGPQQLAGVLSIVARASAEAKGTPYDEEGDAALRAMVEQQIEAESLPVFLSGRLYDDGVIDPRDTRTVLGICLSAIHTAPYAGVHDGYGVFRL; the protein is encoded by the coding sequence GTGACCGTCCTGGCCTCGTCGCTGGACACCGCGGGCCCCGACTACGCGGCGCACCGCGGCGCGATGCTCGACAAGCTCGCCGCCCTCGACGCCGAGCACGCCAAGGCCGTGGCGGGCGGCGGCGAGAAGTACGTCGCCCGGCACCGCGCCCGCGGCAAGCTGCTCGTCCGCGAGCGGATCGAGCTGCTGCTCGACCCCGACACCCCGTTCCTGGAGCTGAGCCCGCTGGCCGGCTGGGGCTCCGACTACGCGGTCGGCGCCTCGCTCGTCACCGGCATCGGCGTCGTCTCCGGCGTCGAGTGCCTGATCACCGCCAACGACCCGACCGTACGCGGCGGGGCGTCCAACCCGTGGACGCTCAGGAAGGCGTTCCGCGCGCATGAGATCAGCCTCGCCAACCGGCTGCCGTCGATCCACCTCGTGGAGTCCGGCGGCGCCGACCTGCCGTCGCAGAAGGAGATCTTCATCCCGGGCGGGGCGCTGTTCAAGCACCTCACCCGCTCGTCCGCGGCGGGCATCCCCACGGTCGCCGTCGTCTTCGGCAACTCCACGGCGGGCGGGGCGTACGTGCCGGGTATGAGCGACCACGTGATCATGGTCAAGGAGCGCGCGAAGGTGTTCCTCGGCGGCCCGCCCCTGGTGAAGATGGCCACCGGCGAGGAGAGCGACGACGAGTCGCTGGGCGGCGCCGACATGCACGCCCGTACCTCGGGACTCGCCGACTACTTCGCCGTCGACGAGCCGGACGCCCTGCACACCGCCCGCCGCGTGGTCGCCCGCCTCGACTGGCGCAAGGCGCACCCCGACCCGCCGCCGGCCGCCCCGCCCGCCTACCCGGAGGACGAGCTGCTGGGCATCGTGCCGGGGGACCTGAAGGTGCCGTTCGACCCGCGGGAGGTGATCGCGCGGGTGGTGGACGGCTCGGACTTCGACGAGTTCAAGCCGCTGTACGGGACGAGCCTGGCCACCGGCTGGGCCCGGCTGCACGGCTATCCCGTCGGGATCCTCGCCAACGCGCGCGGCGTGCTGTTCAGCGAGGAGTCGCAGAAGGCGGCGCAGTTCATCCAGCTCGCCAACCAGCGCGACATCCCGCTGGTCTTCCTCCACAACACCACCGGCTACATGGTCGGCAAGGACTACGAGCAGGGCGGCATCATCAAGCACGGCGCCCAGATGATCAACGCCGTCTCCAACTCCCGCGTACCGCACCTGTCGGTGCTCATGGGCGCCAGCTACGGCGCCGGCCACTACGGCATGTGCGGCCGCGCCTACGACCCGCGGTTCCTCTTCGCCTGGCCCAGCGCCAAGTCGGCGGTCATGGGCCCGCAGCAGCTCGCGGGCGTGCTGTCGATCGTCGCGCGGGCGTCGGCGGAGGCGAAGGGCACGCCGTACGACGAGGAGGGCGACGCGGCGCTGCGGGCGATGGTGGAACAGCAGATCGAGGCGGAGTCGCTGCCGGTGTTCCTGTCGGGACGGCTGTACGACGACGGGGTCATCGACCCGCGGGACACCCGGACGGTGCTGGGGATCTGCCTGTCGGCGATCCACACGGCGCCGTACGCGGGGGTGCACGACGGATACGGGGTGTTCCGGCTGTGA
- a CDS encoding biotin carboxylase N-terminal domain-containing protein: MIRTLLVANRGEIACRVFRTCRELGITPVAVHSDADAGALHVRVALAAGGAAVRLPGNAAADTYLRADLLVAAARAAGADAVHPGYGFLSESAEFARAVTAAGLTWVGPPPEAVEAMASKTRAKELMGLAPFDPEKAVESDLPLLVKAAAGGGGRGMRVVRALVELDAALASAAAEAEAAFGDGEVFVEPYVEGGRHVEVQVLADAHGGVWTLGTRDCSLQRRHQKVVEEAPAPGLAAGVVSSLEETAVRAARAIGYVGAGTVEFLLAPDGRAQFLEMNTRLQVEHPVTEAVYGVDLVALQLCVAEGAPLPPDPPRPSGHAVEARLYAEDPAADFAPQTGVLHSLMLPAAAGPPRTSEGGSFPAARGVRAPYTAGGPGRSPGGAPVSGRGGIGEPPTLRLDTGYAAGDTVTPYYDALLAKAVVHAPTRAEAIRALTSALRGARIHGPTTNRDLLVRSLGHEEFARAQMTTSFYDRHLPELTRPPRDEPTAPTPLHLAALAAALADAAARRQAPGGVLPARFGGWRNIVSQPQAKTYRAEPGGAEVEVRYRLTRDGVRADDLPGVHVLAAAPGRVVLEVAGVARAFDVAGYAGGHPAYVDGPHGSYALRPLSRFPDPRADTPPGSLLAPMPGTVVRLADGIAPGRSVQQGQPLLWLEAMKMEHEVAAPATGVLSALHAAPGRQVEVGALLAVVEEAVVEDAPPRDQEGTQP; this comes from the coding sequence GTGATCCGCACCCTCCTCGTCGCCAACCGCGGCGAGATCGCCTGCCGCGTCTTCCGCACCTGCCGCGAGCTGGGCATCACGCCCGTCGCCGTGCACTCCGACGCCGACGCGGGCGCGCTGCACGTACGGGTGGCGCTGGCCGCGGGCGGCGCGGCGGTCCGGCTGCCGGGGAACGCGGCAGCGGACACATACCTGCGGGCCGACCTGCTGGTCGCCGCTGCGCGCGCGGCGGGCGCCGACGCGGTGCACCCCGGCTACGGGTTCCTCTCCGAGAGCGCGGAGTTCGCGCGCGCGGTGACCGCGGCCGGGCTGACCTGGGTCGGGCCGCCGCCGGAGGCCGTCGAGGCGATGGCGTCCAAGACGCGCGCGAAGGAACTGATGGGCCTCGCGCCCTTCGACCCGGAGAAGGCGGTCGAGTCCGACCTGCCGCTGCTGGTCAAGGCGGCGGCGGGCGGCGGCGGGCGCGGCATGCGGGTCGTACGCGCACTCGTGGAGCTGGACGCCGCGCTGGCTTCCGCGGCGGCGGAGGCGGAGGCGGCGTTCGGGGACGGCGAGGTGTTCGTCGAGCCGTACGTCGAGGGCGGCCGGCACGTGGAGGTGCAGGTGCTGGCGGACGCACACGGCGGCGTGTGGACGCTGGGCACGCGCGACTGCTCGCTGCAGCGGCGGCACCAGAAGGTGGTGGAGGAGGCCCCGGCGCCCGGGCTGGCGGCGGGTGTCGTCTCGTCGCTGGAGGAGACGGCGGTACGGGCGGCGCGGGCGATCGGGTACGTGGGCGCGGGGACGGTGGAGTTCCTGCTGGCGCCGGACGGGCGGGCGCAGTTCCTGGAGATGAACACGCGGCTCCAGGTCGAGCACCCGGTGACGGAGGCGGTGTACGGGGTCGACCTCGTCGCGCTGCAACTGTGCGTGGCGGAGGGCGCGCCGCTGCCGCCGGACCCGCCGCGGCCGTCGGGCCACGCGGTGGAGGCCCGCCTCTACGCGGAGGACCCGGCGGCGGACTTCGCCCCGCAGACGGGCGTGCTGCACAGCCTGATGCTCCCGGCGGCGGCCGGCCCGCCCCGGACCTCGGAGGGCGGCTCGTTCCCGGCCGCCAGGGGCGTCCGTGCGCCGTACACCGCCGGGGGCCCGGGGCGTAGCCCCGGCGGAGCCCCGGTTTCGGGAAGGGGTGGGATCGGGGAACCCCCCACCCTCCGCCTCGACACCGGCTACGCCGCCGGCGACACCGTCACCCCGTACTACGACGCCCTGCTGGCCAAGGCCGTCGTCCACGCCCCCACCCGAGCCGAGGCGATCCGCGCCCTGACCTCCGCGTTGCGCGGTGCACGGATCCACGGCCCCACGACCAACCGCGACCTCCTCGTCCGCTCGCTGGGGCACGAGGAGTTCGCACGGGCGCAGATGACGACCTCGTTCTACGACCGGCACCTCCCCGAGCTGACCCGCCCGCCCCGCGACGAGCCCACCGCGCCGACCCCCCTCCACCTCGCCGCCCTCGCCGCCGCGCTCGCCGACGCCGCCGCCCGGCGGCAGGCCCCCGGGGGCGTGCTGCCCGCGCGGTTCGGGGGGTGGCGCAACATCGTGTCGCAGCCGCAGGCGAAGACGTACCGGGCCGAGCCCGGCGGTGCCGAGGTCGAGGTGCGCTACCGCCTCACCCGCGACGGCGTACGCGCCGACGACCTGCCCGGCGTGCACGTGCTCGCCGCGGCGCCCGGTCGCGTGGTGCTCGAAGTCGCCGGTGTCGCCCGCGCCTTCGACGTCGCCGGGTACGCCGGAGGCCACCCCGCCTACGTCGACGGCCCGCACGGTTCGTACGCCCTGCGCCCCCTCTCCCGCTTTCCCGACCCCCGCGCCGACACCCCGCCCGGCTCCCTCCTCGCGCCCATGCCCGGCACCGTCGTCCGGCTCGCCGACGGCATAGCCCCGGGACGGTCCGTACAGCAGGGCCAGCCGCTCCTCTGGCTGGAGGCGATGAAGATGGAGCACGAGGTCGCCGCCCCCGCGACCGGCGTGCTCAGCGCCCTGCACGCCGCACCCGGCCGGCAGGTCGAGGTCGGCGCGCTGCTCGCCGTAGTCGAAGAAGCCGTCGTCGAAGACGCCCCGCCCCGCGACCAGGAAGGCACCCAGCCATGA
- a CDS encoding acyl-CoA dehydrogenase, whose protein sequence is MTSAVLEPQEHRDLRAAVAALGARYGRDYFTAAVRDGRHTDELWAEAGKAGYLGVNLPEEYGGGGGGIAELAIVLEELGAAGCPLLMLVVSPAICGTVIARFGTEDQKRRWLPGLADGTRKMAFGITEPDAGSNSHRITTTARRDGGDWVLTGRKVFISGVDIADATLIVGRTEDARTGTLKPCLFIVPRDAEGFQRARIPMELHAPEKQFELVLDDVRLPADALVGDEDAGLLQLFAGLNPERIMTAAFALGLGRQAVARAVDYARTRQVWKGGAIGVHQAIAHPLAQAHIELELARLMTQKAAALYDAGDDTGAGEAANMAKYAAAEAAAKAVDQAVHTLGGNGLSTEYGLAQMLTASRVARIAPVSREMILNYVSHQTLGLPKSY, encoded by the coding sequence ATGACCAGCGCCGTCCTCGAACCCCAGGAGCACCGCGACCTCCGCGCCGCCGTCGCCGCGCTCGGCGCCCGCTACGGCCGCGACTACTTCACCGCCGCCGTCCGCGACGGCCGGCACACCGACGAGCTGTGGGCCGAGGCGGGCAAGGCCGGCTACCTCGGCGTCAACCTCCCCGAGGAGTACGGCGGCGGAGGCGGCGGCATCGCGGAGCTGGCGATCGTACTGGAGGAACTCGGCGCCGCCGGCTGCCCGCTGCTCATGCTCGTCGTGTCCCCCGCCATCTGCGGCACCGTTATCGCCCGCTTCGGCACCGAGGACCAGAAGCGGCGGTGGCTCCCCGGACTCGCCGACGGCACCCGCAAGATGGCCTTCGGCATCACCGAGCCCGATGCCGGATCCAACTCCCACCGCATCACCACCACCGCCCGCCGCGACGGCGGCGACTGGGTGCTGACCGGCCGCAAGGTGTTCATCTCCGGCGTCGACATCGCCGATGCCACGCTCATCGTCGGCCGCACCGAGGACGCCCGCACCGGCACGCTCAAGCCCTGCCTGTTCATCGTGCCGCGCGACGCCGAGGGCTTTCAGCGGGCGCGGATACCCATGGAGCTGCACGCCCCGGAGAAGCAGTTCGAGCTGGTCCTCGACGACGTGCGGCTGCCGGCTGACGCCCTCGTCGGCGACGAGGACGCCGGCCTGCTCCAGCTCTTCGCGGGCCTCAACCCCGAGCGCATCATGACCGCCGCGTTCGCGCTCGGTCTCGGGCGGCAGGCGGTGGCGCGGGCCGTCGACTACGCCCGCACGCGCCAGGTGTGGAAGGGCGGCGCCATCGGCGTGCACCAGGCCATCGCGCATCCGCTCGCGCAGGCGCACATCGAACTGGAGCTTGCCCGGCTGATGACGCAGAAGGCCGCGGCGCTGTACGACGCCGGTGATGACACGGGTGCGGGCGAGGCGGCGAACATGGCGAAGTACGCGGCGGCCGAGGCGGCGGCGAAGGCCGTCGACCAGGCCGTGCACACGCTCGGCGGCAACGGGCTCAGCACGGAGTACGGTCTTGCCCAGATGCTCACCGCGTCCCGCGTGGCCAGGATCGCCCCGGTCAGCCGGGAGATGATCCTCAACTACGTGTCGCACCAGACGCTGGGCCTGCCCAAGTCGTACTGA
- a CDS encoding enoyl-CoA hydratase family protein: MTDAPAGPAAAGTPLVRTARDDRGVLTLTLDSPHNRNALSARLMAELHEGLGAAAEDDDVRAVLLTHTGNTFCAGADLGEATEASVATDGPLALARLLRAVVECPKPVVARVTGHVRAGGLGLLGACDVAAAGTGATFAFTEARLGLAPAVISMPLLPRLDARAAARYYLTGERFGPEEAARIGLLTLAGDDVDALLAPVLDGLRAASPQGLAASKRLVTGEVLRAFDRDTEPFAELSASLFASPEAREGMTAFLERREPKWSR; encoded by the coding sequence ATGACCGACGCACCCGCAGGACCGGCCGCCGCCGGCACGCCCCTCGTCCGGACCGCGCGCGACGACCGCGGCGTCCTCACCCTCACGCTCGACTCGCCCCACAACCGCAACGCGCTCTCCGCGCGCCTCATGGCCGAGCTCCACGAGGGCCTCGGGGCAGCCGCGGAGGACGACGACGTACGGGCCGTGCTGCTCACCCACACCGGCAACACCTTCTGTGCCGGCGCCGACCTCGGCGAGGCCACGGAGGCGTCCGTGGCCACCGACGGGCCGCTGGCGCTCGCGCGGCTGCTGCGCGCGGTCGTGGAGTGCCCGAAGCCCGTCGTCGCCCGGGTCACCGGGCACGTACGGGCCGGGGGCCTGGGGCTCCTCGGCGCGTGCGACGTCGCGGCGGCGGGTACGGGCGCGACGTTCGCGTTCACGGAGGCGCGGCTCGGGCTCGCGCCCGCGGTGATCTCCATGCCGTTGCTGCCGCGCCTCGACGCCCGCGCGGCGGCCCGCTACTACCTCACCGGCGAGCGCTTCGGGCCGGAGGAGGCGGCCCGTATCGGGCTGCTCACGCTGGCGGGCGACGACGTCGACGCGCTGCTCGCGCCGGTGCTCGACGGGCTGCGGGCGGCGTCGCCGCAGGGCCTCGCGGCGTCGAAGCGGCTGGTCACGGGCGAGGTGCTGCGCGCCTTCGACCGGGACACCGAGCCGTTCGCGGAGCTGTCGGCGTCGCTGTTCGCGTCCCCCGAGGCCCGCGAGGGCATGACGGCGTTCCTGGAACGCCGGGAGCCGAAGTGGTCCCGCTGA
- a CDS encoding TetR/AcrR family transcriptional regulator: MVPLTDAPRQPRGRGPQQDRSRATRQRLLEAAVACLAELGWGGSTVSVVAERAGVSRGAAQHHFPTREDLFTAAVEHVAAERSAALRALPPAPGAVPGAGAGDRVRAGAADPVRAEATATVVRGIVDLYTGPLFRAALQLWVAAANEEQLRPRVAALEARVGREAHRMTVALLGADESVPGVRETVQGFLDMARGLGLATLLTDDSARRDRVVAQWSHLLTAALAKSRPLTGP, translated from the coding sequence GTGGTCCCGCTGACGGACGCTCCCCGGCAGCCGCGGGGCCGCGGCCCGCAGCAGGACCGCAGCCGCGCGACGCGGCAGCGGCTGCTGGAGGCGGCGGTCGCGTGCCTGGCCGAACTCGGCTGGGGCGGGAGCACGGTCAGCGTGGTCGCGGAGCGCGCGGGGGTCTCGCGGGGCGCGGCGCAGCACCACTTCCCGACCCGGGAGGACCTGTTCACGGCGGCGGTGGAGCACGTGGCGGCGGAACGCTCGGCGGCGCTGCGCGCGCTGCCCCCGGCACCGGGTGCGGTGCCGGGGGCGGGGGCGGGGGATCGTGTACGGGCCGGGGCGGCGGATCCGGTACGGGCCGAAGCCACCGCCACGGTCGTCCGCGGGATCGTCGACCTCTACACCGGTCCGCTCTTCCGCGCCGCGCTCCAGCTCTGGGTCGCCGCCGCCAACGAGGAGCAGCTCCGCCCCCGCGTAGCCGCGCTGGAGGCCCGCGTCGGGCGCGAGGCCCACCGCATGACGGTGGCGCTGCTCGGCGCCGACGAGTCGGTGCCGGGCGTGCGGGAGACGGTCCAGGGCTTCCTCGACATGGCCCGCGGCCTGGGCCTGGCGACCCTGCTCACCGACGACAGCGCCCGCCGCGACCGCGTCGTGGCGCAGTGGTCGCACCTGCTGACGGCGGCACTGGCGAAGAGCCGCCCGCTCACCGGTCCTTGA
- a CDS encoding helix-turn-helix transcriptional regulator, producing the protein MDKTTHGRSPLGEFLSTRRARLKPADVGLPDYGDRRRVPGLRRAELAQLAGVSEAYYIRLEQGLSLNASPQVLDALATALRLDDAERRHLHTLSGEPRKRRRRLPAERVTPAVRQLVAAFGDSPVVVVGRYSDVLMWNRAGHALIAGHLAPDSPDHAATRPNTARLIFLDAHTKDLYADWPRKARDVVGKLRQAVGEFPDDPHLASLIGELTMRSPQFATLWAEHRVRAWGMTEYRMRHPVVGEMDVLQHSLPVPHEQGIRVVVTTAAPDSASQAALHLLNQSTGPTTDEPATARTPM; encoded by the coding sequence ATGGACAAGACGACACACGGCAGGTCCCCCCTCGGTGAGTTCCTGTCCACGCGCCGGGCCCGGTTGAAGCCGGCGGACGTGGGCCTGCCGGACTACGGCGACCGCCGGCGGGTGCCGGGGCTGCGGCGCGCGGAACTGGCCCAGTTGGCCGGTGTCAGCGAGGCCTACTACATCCGGCTGGAGCAGGGGCTGTCGCTCAACGCCTCGCCGCAGGTCCTCGACGCGCTGGCCACGGCTCTGCGGTTGGACGACGCGGAGCGGCGCCACCTGCACACCCTGTCCGGCGAGCCCCGGAAGCGGCGCCGCCGGCTCCCCGCCGAACGGGTCACCCCGGCGGTACGCCAACTGGTGGCGGCGTTCGGGGACTCGCCCGTGGTCGTCGTCGGCCGGTACTCGGACGTCCTGATGTGGAACCGGGCCGGGCACGCGCTGATCGCCGGGCACCTGGCGCCGGACAGCCCGGATCATGCGGCCACGCGGCCCAACACCGCCCGGCTGATCTTCCTGGACGCCCACACGAAGGACCTGTACGCGGACTGGCCCAGGAAGGCGCGGGACGTGGTGGGCAAGCTGCGGCAGGCGGTCGGCGAGTTCCCGGACGACCCGCATCTGGCATCCCTGATCGGCGAGTTGACCATGCGCAGCCCGCAGTTCGCCACGCTGTGGGCCGAGCACCGGGTGCGCGCGTGGGGCATGACCGAATACCGGATGCGCCATCCGGTGGTCGGGGAGATGGACGTCCTGCAGCACTCGCTGCCGGTGCCCCACGAACAGGGAATCCGCGTGGTGGTGACGACGGCGGCGCCCGACTCCGCCTCCCAGGCCGCACTGCACCTGCTCAACCAGAGCACCGGACCCACCACTGACGAGCCGGCGACCGCCCGCACCCCGATGTAG